From Candidatus Methylopumilus planktonicus, a single genomic window includes:
- the truA gene encoding tRNA pseudouridine(38-40) synthase TruA, with protein sequence MKIALCIEYNGSNYSGWQKQNDVDSIQGEIEKALESIALEKLDTYASGRTDAGVHALVQMVHFETKIQRPITAWVRGVNAFLPLSIRVLWAQEVDDTFHARYSASQRHYEYLIYNASFSSALWANKAGWIHDELDFKKMKEAIQYFEGEHDFSAFRSSECQAKSPVRTMSRISLTNYHPFYLFKFSANGFLHHQIRNMMGAILYIGKGNYPSNYIEELLLSKDRTKSPPTFSPDGLYLSGVDYDARYAFPFMHRTVNIFDNNHLCQDR encoded by the coding sequence ATGAAAATCGCATTGTGTATTGAATATAATGGATCTAATTACTCTGGTTGGCAGAAACAAAATGATGTGGACTCTATCCAAGGCGAAATTGAAAAAGCACTTGAAAGTATTGCGCTAGAAAAATTGGATACTTACGCTTCAGGCCGAACAGATGCTGGTGTTCATGCGCTCGTTCAAATGGTTCATTTTGAAACTAAAATTCAAAGACCTATCACCGCTTGGGTAAGGGGCGTTAATGCTTTCTTACCATTATCTATTCGAGTGTTATGGGCACAAGAAGTGGATGATACTTTTCACGCGAGATATTCAGCCTCACAACGTCATTATGAGTATTTAATTTATAACGCTTCTTTCTCTTCTGCTTTATGGGCTAATAAGGCAGGATGGATTCATGATGAGCTTGATTTCAAAAAGATGAAAGAAGCTATTCAGTATTTTGAAGGTGAGCATGATTTTAGTGCTTTTCGATCCTCTGAGTGCCAAGCTAAAAGTCCAGTGAGAACAATGTCTCGAATATCTCTTACAAACTACCATCCCTTTTATCTCTTTAAGTTTTCAGCGAATGGCTTTCTTCACCACCAAATTAGAAACATGATGGGAGCTATTTTGTATATTGGTAAAGGAAATTACCCAAGCAACTATATTGAAGAATTGTTGTTATCAAAAGACAGAACAAAATCACCTCCTACATTTTCACCTGATGGTCTTTATTTGTCTGGTGTGGATTATGACGCGCGCTACGCTTTTCCTTTTATGCACCGAACTGTCAATATTTTTGACAATAATCATTTATGCCAAGATCGTTAA
- a CDS encoding phosphoribosylanthranilate isomerase produces the protein MRTRTKICGITRLEDAKASVRAGCDALGFVFYKESPRYIALDAFKVIVKELPPFVTKTGLFVNADPAEIEEAIQSGFVNVLQFHGDETPDFCRQFNFPYIKAVAVSSSVDLIQYAKDFHDAEALLLDAYHEHLKGGTGQIFDWNLIPQSLSKPIVLAGGLTVDNVKEAIKKVKPYAVDVSGGVEESKGIKNSLKIQAFIKETQDAAV, from the coding sequence TTGAGAACACGTACTAAAATTTGTGGTATTACTCGGCTGGAGGATGCAAAAGCTTCTGTCCGTGCAGGATGTGATGCGCTTGGCTTCGTTTTTTATAAAGAAAGCCCACGCTACATTGCTTTAGATGCTTTCAAAGTCATTGTTAAGGAGTTACCTCCATTTGTGACTAAAACTGGCCTTTTTGTAAATGCTGACCCTGCTGAAATAGAAGAAGCAATTCAATCTGGATTTGTGAATGTTTTACAGTTTCACGGCGATGAAACACCTGATTTTTGTAGACAATTCAATTTTCCCTATATCAAGGCAGTTGCAGTTTCGTCTTCAGTAGATTTGATACAATATGCCAAGGACTTTCATGATGCAGAAGCTTTATTGCTTGATGCTTATCATGAGCATCTTAAAGGTGGCACAGGTCAAATATTTGATTGGAATTTAATTCCCCAATCGCTCTCTAAGCCAATTGTATTAGCGGGCGGTCTTACTGTGGATAATGTAAAAGAAGCTATAAAGAAAGTGAAACCTTATGCAGTTGATGTCAGTGGTGGGGTTGAAGAATCAAAAGGTATTAAAAATTCTCTTAAAATTCAAGCATTTATAAAGGAAACTCAAGATGCAGCCGTATGA
- the trpB gene encoding tryptophan synthase subunit beta, with protein MQPYDMPDEKGHFGQFGGVFVAETLIEALDELRATYEKYRHDPDFLTELHHDLKHFVGRPSPIYHAKRWSDRVGGAQIYLKREDLNHTGAHKVNNTVGQALLAKRMGKPRIIAETGAGQHGVATATISARLGLECVVYMGSEDVKRQAPNVYRMKLLGATVVPVESGSKTLKDALNEAMRDWVTNISTTFYIIGTVAGPHPYPMMVRDFNSVVGVECKMQMNEMLGRQPDAVLACVGGGSNAMGIFYPYIDLREVRLIGVEAAGLGIETGKHAAPLTANSPIGVLHGNRTYLMQNDEGQIIETHSISAGLDYPGVGPEHAWLKDIKRAEYVAVTDTEALDAFHSLCLTEGIIPALETSHALAYAEKLAKTMKPDQVILVNLSGRGDKDINTVAKISNINL; from the coding sequence ATGCAGCCGTATGATATGCCAGATGAAAAAGGCCATTTTGGTCAATTTGGCGGTGTATTTGTCGCAGAAACTTTAATTGAGGCGCTTGATGAATTAAGAGCGACATATGAAAAGTATCGCCACGACCCTGATTTTCTTACTGAACTTCATCATGATTTAAAGCATTTTGTTGGGCGTCCGAGCCCCATTTACCATGCTAAAAGGTGGTCTGATCGAGTCGGCGGCGCTCAAATCTATTTAAAGCGTGAAGATTTAAATCATACAGGCGCTCATAAAGTCAACAATACTGTAGGCCAGGCTTTACTTGCGAAGCGAATGGGTAAGCCTCGTATTATTGCTGAGACTGGGGCAGGGCAGCATGGAGTTGCAACAGCTACTATCTCAGCTCGCTTAGGCCTTGAGTGTGTAGTTTATATGGGATCCGAAGATGTTAAGAGGCAAGCGCCTAATGTATACCGCATGAAGCTTCTTGGTGCCACAGTTGTGCCGGTAGAAAGTGGATCAAAAACTTTAAAAGATGCACTTAATGAAGCGATGCGAGATTGGGTCACTAACATCTCAACAACTTTTTATATCATTGGCACAGTGGCTGGGCCTCACCCTTATCCTATGATGGTCCGTGATTTTAATTCTGTTGTAGGTGTGGAATGTAAAATGCAAATGAATGAGATGCTTGGACGACAACCAGATGCAGTTCTTGCATGTGTGGGTGGTGGTTCAAATGCGATGGGTATTTTTTATCCCTACATTGATTTGCGCGAAGTTCGATTGATTGGCGTCGAAGCTGCAGGACTTGGCATCGAAACAGGTAAGCATGCAGCACCTTTAACAGCCAATAGCCCTATAGGTGTTTTGCATGGTAACCGAACTTATTTAATGCAAAATGATGAAGGTCAAATTATTGAAACACACTCAATTTCAGCAGGTCTCGATTATCCAGGTGTTGGTCCTGAGCATGCTTGGTTAAAAGATATTAAGCGCGCTGAATATGTTGCTGTGACAGATACCGAAGCCTTAGATGCATTTCATAGCCTATGCCTTACCGAAGGTATTATTCCAGCGCTTGAAACTAGCCACGCTCTAGCTTATGCAGAAAAGCTTGCTAAAACGATGAAGCCCGATCAAGTGATTCTTGTGAATTTATCTGGCCGAGGTGACAAGGATATTAACACTGTGGCTAAAATTTCAAATATCAATCTATAA
- the trpA gene encoding tryptophan synthase subunit alpha, translated as MSRITNTFIKLKEKNKKALIPYITAGDPHPDLTLSMMHALVDSGADMIELGIPFSDPMADGPTIQRASERALAHHVGLSHVFKIVKAFREKDTQTPIILMGYANPIEAIGAEAFVERAKTADVDGIITVDYPPEECMQFTKLLKEKNIDSIFLLSPTSELNRVKLIIEQASGFLYYVSLKGVTGAANIDIEQVKSKVGMIRELTDLPIGVGFGVRDAATAKEVAKISDAVVVGSRMVQEIENSNQENLIQNISKLMQELREAVN; from the coding sequence ATGTCGAGAATTACAAATACATTTATAAAGCTTAAAGAAAAAAATAAAAAAGCTTTAATCCCTTATATTACAGCCGGTGATCCTCATCCTGATCTAACCCTCTCTATGATGCATGCTCTGGTAGATTCGGGTGCTGACATGATTGAATTAGGTATTCCTTTTTCAGACCCAATGGCAGATGGTCCTACGATCCAAAGAGCAAGCGAAAGAGCTCTAGCGCATCATGTAGGTTTATCTCATGTATTTAAAATAGTTAAAGCTTTTAGAGAAAAGGACACTCAAACACCTATTATTTTAATGGGCTATGCTAATCCTATCGAAGCGATTGGCGCAGAGGCTTTTGTGGAAAGAGCTAAAACTGCAGATGTGGATGGCATTATTACTGTAGATTATCCGCCCGAAGAGTGCATGCAATTTACAAAACTTCTTAAAGAAAAAAATATTGATAGTATTTTTTTACTATCTCCAACCTCCGAATTGAACAGAGTAAAATTAATTATCGAGCAAGCCTCTGGTTTTTTATATTATGTTTCATTGAAGGGCGTTACAGGAGCTGCCAATATTGATATTGAGCAAGTAAAATCCAAAGTGGGTATGATTCGGGAATTAACAGATCTTCCAATTGGTGTTGGCTTTGGAGTGAGAGATGCAGCAACAGCAAAAGAGGTTGCTAAAATTTCTGATGCGGTTGTCGTTGGTAGTCGTATGGTTCAGGAAATTGAGAATTCAAATCAAGAAAATTTAATTCAAAATATTTCGAAGTTAATGCAAGAATTAAGAGAAGCAGTTAACTAA